A window from Corynebacterium accolens encodes these proteins:
- a CDS encoding metallopeptidase family protein, protein MXAARPRPHXRPARDRHGRGLHGPLLPQQTPRYRSARELFDAAVLEAYAPIQHAFAPQLRGLDLAVDTIPRMRLSADMTVLPDEIIADGPVPLGRIVPAGVDSSGSPTRARLVIFRMPIEQRAVTAAERAELLGTVITALVANYLNLAPEEVDPRYSW, encoded by the coding sequence ATGMCCGCCGCTCGCCCCCGCCCGCATAYCCGMCCCGCCCGTGACCGCCACGGGCGCGGCCTGCACGGGCCCCTGCTGCCGCAGCAAACCCCGCGCTACCGCAGCGCCCGCGAGCTTTTCGATGCCGCTGTCCTCGAGGCCTACGCCCCCATTCAGCACGCCTTCGCCCCGCAATTGCGCGGGCTCGACCTTGCAGTAGATACCATCCCGCGCATGCGCCTTTCGGCGGATATGACGGTGCTGCCGGATGAAATCATTGCCGATGGTCCCGTGCCGCTCGGCCGCATCGTGCCCGCCGGAGTCGACTCTTCCGGCAGCCCTACCCGCGCCCGCCTCGTCATCTTCCGCATGCCCATTGAGCAGCGTGCCGTCACCGCCGCCGAGCGCGCGGAGCTCCTCGGCACGGTCATTACCGCCCTGGTGGCCAATTACTTAAACCTCGCCCCAGAGGAGGTAGACCCACGCTATAGCTGGTAG
- a CDS encoding DUF3499 domain-containing protein, with amino-acid sequence MRVTESRHCSRPGCGRPAVATLTYAYADQTAVVGPLAEEDNPHSWDLCSTHRDRISAPVGWELVRVDRIELDEDDDLMALAQAVKEEGRVTTGLVDDRSAGSGADPIDXAAXFDGADPANSNHPVFRTRRVAYAKKARRAHLSVVPDANSEDSSSSAAEQDTATESESD; translated from the coding sequence ATGCGCGTGACTGAATCTCGCCATTGCTCCCGCCCAGGCTGCGGCCGACCCGCCGTGGCGACGTTGACCTACGCATATGCGGATCAGACCGCTGTGGTTGGCCCGCTGGCAGAAGAGGATAACCCGCACAGCTGGGATCTCTGCAGCACTCACCGCGACCGCATCTCCGCGCCGGTGGGGTGGGAGCTGGTGCGAGTAGACCGCATCGAGCTCGACGAGGATGACGACCTTATGGCCCTGGCCCAGGCGGTCAAGGAAGAAGGCAGGGTTACTACGGGGCTTGTCGATGACCGCAGCGCCGGCTCCGGGGCAGATCCCATCGATTMCGCCGCCMCCTTCGATGGCGCTGATCCCGCCAATTCCAACCACCCGGTATTTCGCACCCGCCGCGTGGCCTATGCCAAAAAGGCCCGCCGCGCTCACCTGTCCGTCGTCCCCGATGCGAACAGCGAGGACAGTTCCAGCTCCGCCGCGGAGCAAGACACGGCGACCGAGTCCGAGTCCGACTAA
- a CDS encoding phosphomannomutase/phosphoglucomutase, producing MRTREHLDAVIKAYDVRGVVGEDIDEDFVRDTGAAFAAILREEGENTVAVGHDMRPSSPALAQAFAEGVVSQGLHVTLLGLTSTDELYYAAGSMECAGAMFTASHNPAKYNGIKLCRAGAVPVGQQTGLEEIKQMLIDGTPNYDGPHGAIAEQEILTGYADFLRHLVPLEESKPLVVAVDAANGMGGHTVPAVFDGLPFDVRDLYFELDGTFPNHEANPLDPKNLEDLQTFTVEQNADIGLAFDGDADRCFVVDEKGQPVSPSAICALVASRYLDKFPGATIIHNLITSKTVPELIAEKGGTAVRTRVGHSFIKAQMAEHKAAFGGEHSAHYYFQEFWNADSGMLAAMHVLAALGQTDKPLSELMAEYSRYEASGEINSTVADQKAATQAVLDGLADKIESVDELDGVTVELKGTDAWFNVRASNTEPLLRLNVEAKTSEEVQQIVDEVLAIIRR from the coding sequence ATGCGAACTCGTGAGCATCTTGATGCAGTGATTAAGGCCTATGACGTCCGTGGCGTGGTGGGCGAAGATATCGATGAAGACTTTGTGCGCGATACTGGCGCCGCCTTCGCCGCGATCCTGCGCGAAGAAGGCGAAAACACCGTGGCCGTCGGCCACGACATGCGCCCGTCTTCACCCGCGTTGGCGCAAGCCTTTGCTGAAGGCGTGGTGAGCCAAGGCCTCCACGTGACGCTTCTGGGGCTTACCTCCACCGATGAGCTCTACTATGCCGCGGGTTCTATGGAGTGCGCGGGTGCGATGTTTACCGCCTCCCACAACCCGGCGAAGTACAACGGCATCAAGCTCTGCCGCGCCGGTGCCGTCCCCGTGGGGCAGCAGACTGGGTTGGAAGAAATCAAGCAGATGCTTATCGATGGCACCCCAAACTACGACGGCCCCCATGGTGCCATCGCAGAGCAAGAAATCCTGACCGGCTACGCCGATTTCCTGCGCCACCTCGTGCCGCTGGAAGAGTCCAAGCCGCTGGTCGTCGCCGTCGACGCCGCCAATGGTATGGGTGGGCACACCGTCCCGGCCGTCTTCGATGGCCTGCCCTTTGATGTCCGCGATCTCTACTTTGAGCTTGATGGCACCTTCCCCAACCACGAGGCGAACCCGCTGGATCCCAAGAACTTGGAGGATCTGCAGACATTTACCGTAGAGCAAAACGCCGATATCGGCCTTGCCTTCGATGGCGACGCCGACCGTTGCTTCGTGGTGGATGAAAAGGGCCAGCCGGTATCGCCTTCTGCCATCTGCGCGCTGGTGGCCAGCCGCTACTTGGATAAGTTCCCAGGCGCGACCATTATCCACAACCTGATTACCTCCAAGACGGTGCCGGAGCTCATCGCGGAAAAGGGCGGTACCGCCGTGCGCACGCGCGTGGGCCACTCCTTCATTAAGGCCCAAATGGCCGAGCACAAGGCGGCCTTTGGCGGCGAGCACTCAGCGCACTACTACTTCCAAGAATTCTGGAACGCCGATTCCGGCATGTTGGCCGCCATGCACGTGCTGGCCGCGCTGGGGCAGACGGATAAGCCGCTCAGCGAGCTCATGGCGGAATACTCCCGCTACGAGGCATCCGGCGAGATCAACTCCACGGTAGCGGATCAAAAGGCCGCCACCCAGGCCGTGCTCGATGGGCTGGCGGATAAGATCGAATCTGTCGATGAGCTCGATGGCGTCACGGTCGAGCTCAAGGGCACGGACGCGTGGTTTAATGTGCGCGCTTCCAATACCGAGCCGCTGCTACGGCTCAATGTTGAGGCGAAGACCTCCGAAGAGGTCCAGCAGATTGTGGACGAGGTCCTCGCCATCATCAGGCGCTAA